A window of Panicum virgatum strain AP13 chromosome 8K, P.virgatum_v5, whole genome shotgun sequence contains these coding sequences:
- the LOC120646181 gene encoding uncharacterized protein LOC120646181, translating into MPPNRKKGWFCAYIGESAGHLQMIGYTKEEKLTACFEILEMQRGRPEWSHLCRVDLDRVQELHPEIEWPTWDTRSKEHKVIGYLALSPVCVVRGTGEAGKHGVLIFSIPGKIMLYDMKDQRISVVGEVESSARELRSRCHFECPWYYFYAYSPSLFTL; encoded by the coding sequence ATGCCGCCCAATAGGAAGAAAGGGTGGTTCTGCGCCTACATCGGAGAGTCGGCCGGGCATCTTCAGATGATTGGCTACACCAAGGAGGAGAAGCTCACTGCCTGCTTCGAAATCCTGGAGATGCAGCGTGGTCGGCCCGAGTGGTCGCATCTGTGCCGTGTTGATCTTGATCGGGTGCAAGAACTGCATCCTGAGATCGAATGGCCAACATGGGATACCCGGTCCAAGGAGCACAAGGTGATTGGCTACCTCGCGCTTTCGCCAGTCTGTGTCGTCAGAGGAACCGGGGAGGCTGGGAAGCATGGGGTCTTGATTTTCAGCATACCAGGAAAGATCATGCTCTACGACATGAAGGACCAGAGGATTTCAGTTGTTGGAGAAGTTGAGAGCTCTGCTAGGGAACTGCGCTCCCGGTGCCACTTCGAGTGCCCTtggtattacttctatgcttACAGTCCTAGCTTGTTTACTTTGTAG
- the LOC120644007 gene encoding zinc finger BED domain-containing protein RICESLEEPER 2-like: MSSLQLGASGTSESTDNSSSQTPNRRAPIWEYYEPELVRIDGALKAICKYCGTKLIANRKSGTNNLRTHIAEYCPKVPSDDRNRFVATMKKKPDGPFTFNKQRSRDLMIAWIVRADVAFNKFDDEGFEPWMELLQPTFSGIGRQTIRNDCVAKFERAKIELRSELQSLSSRICFTSDLWTSNQKLGYLCVTAHYIGPDFVLKKKIIAFKDVKYPHTGVAIEEAITTVLTDYGIKEKMFTITLDNAANNKTACDLLQESGKQDMLFGGEHLLVRCCAHILNILVQDGMNVASAVIELIRDLIRNINSSPACIQNFNEIAQREGLAANAGLVLDVPNRWNSTYAMIMEAAKYKTVLKRYATANQQPFPTESEFSIVESIGEFLGVYEETTRAFSADRYPTSHMFLDNVLCIHQTLRSPEWHKDQFITDLANAMDKKFDKYWNGNYNMLLPICSILDPRKKLDLLDFFYEKVCSNFIDIEISTNMVKEWLHKYFKKYEEVIRRNETNVVSQTTQSTSMVNRSPVLVLGKRRLEQEFAEYRNRRRGTRIEKSNLMHI; this comes from the coding sequence ATGTCTTCTCTTCAGTTAGGGGCCTCTGGCACAAGTGAGAGCACTGATAATAGTTCTTCACAAACACCAAATAGAAGGGCACCAATCTGGGAGTATTATGAGCCGGAATTGGTCAGGATAGATGGTGCACTAAAAGCAATTTGCAAGTACTGTGGAACAAAGTTGATTGCAAACAGGAAATCAGGTACAAACAACCTTAGAACTCACATTGCAGAGTACTGCCCCAAAGTCCCTAGTGATGATAGGAACAGATTTGTCGCTACAATGAAGAAAAAGCCAGATGGTCCATTCACCTTTAATAAGCAGAGAAGTCGCGACCTGATGATTGCATGGATTGTTAGAGCTGATGTAGCATTCAACAAGTTTGATGATGAAGGTTTTGAGCCTTGGATGGAGTTACTGCAACCCACTTTTAGCGGCATAGGGAGACAAACGATTCGTAATGATTGTGTTGCTAAGTTTGAGAGAGCAAAGATAGAATTACGAAGTGAACTTCAGAGTCTTAGCTCTCGCATATGCTTCACTTCGGATCTTTGGACATCAAACCAAAAGTTGGGATATCTTTGTGTTACAGCCCACTATATTGGCCCTGATtttgttttgaagaaaaagataaTTGCATTTAAGGATGTGAAGTATCCACATACAGGTGTTGCTATTGAGGAAGCCATTACAACTGTTCTGACAGACTATGGAATCAAAGAGAAGATGTTCACAATAACACTAGACAATGCAGCAAACAACAAGACAGCTTGCGATCTTCTGCAAGAAAGCGGAAAGCAAGACATGTTATTTGGTGGTGAGCATCTTCTTGTTAGATGTTGTGCTCATATACTCAACATTCTTGTGCAAGACGGTATGAATGTTGCTAGTGCTGTGATAGAATTGATAAGAGACCTGATTAGGAACATTAACTCATCACCAGCGTGTATCCAGAATTTCAATGAGATAGCTCAAAGAGAAGGTCTTGCTGCAAACGCTGGTTTAGTCCTTGATGTTCCAAATCGTTGGAACTCAACATATGCCATGATTATGGAGGCAGCAAAGTACAAGACCGTCTTGAAGCGATATGCCACAGCAAACCAGCAACCATTTCCAACCGAATCTGAGTTTAGTATAGTTGAGTCCATTGGTGAATTCCTTGGAGTTTATGAAGAAACTACCAGGGCGTTCTCAGCTGATAGATATCCAACATCCCACATGTTCCTGGATAATGTGCTTTGCATCCATCAAACTCTGAGAAGTCCAGAATGGCACAAGGATCAGTTTATCACTGATTTGGCAAATGCAATGGATAAGAAATTTGATAAGTATTGGAATGGAAATTACAATATGCTCCTTCCTATTTGCAGCATACTtgatccaagaaagaaacttgaCCTCCTTGACTTCTTCTATGAGAAGGTGTGCAGCAACTTTATTGACATTGAAATTAGCACAAATATGGTTAAAGAGTGGCTTCACAAGTATTTTAAGAAGTATGAAGAGGTTATAAGAAGAAATGAAACAAATGTGGTGTCACAAACTACACAGTCCACAAGCATGGTGAACCGTTCTCCAGTGCTAGTGCTTGGAAAAAGAAGACTGGAACAAGAATTTGCTGAATACAGGAATCGGAGGAGAGGGACTAGGATTGAAAAATCAAACTTGATGCATATCTAG